Part of the Streptomyces sp. NBC_01353 genome, GAGCGGGCCGAGGAGTGGGACGCCGTCGGCACGGTCTGCGGCGACCCCGACGCCGAGGTCAGCCGTGTCCTGTTCGCCGTGGACCCCGTCCAGGAGATCGCCGACGAGGCGATCGCGCTCGGCGCCGACCTGATCGTCACCCACCACCCGCTCTATCTGCGCGGTACGACGACGGTCGCGGCCTCCCACTTCAAGGGCCGCGTCGTGCACACGCTGATCAAGCAGGACATCGCCCTGCACGTCGCGCACACCAACGCCGACACCGCCGACCCCGGGGTGTCCGACGCCCTGGCCGGCGCCCTGGACCTGCGGATCACCGGCCCCCTGGTCCCCGAGACCAACCTCGGCCGGATCTGCGAGCTGGACCACCCCGAGACGCTCGCCGAGTTCGCGGCCCGCGCCGCGAAGCGGCTGCCCGCCACCGCGCAGGGGATCCGGGTCGCCGGAGACCCGGGCATGACCGTCCGCCGGGTCGCGGTCAGCGGCGGCTCCGGCGACGGCCTCTTCGGCGCCGTACGGGCCGCCGGCGTCGACGCCTTCCTCACCGCGGACCTGCGTCATCACGCGGTCTCCGAAGCCACCCAGCACGCTCCGATCGGCCTGATCGACGCCGCCCACTGGGCCACCGAATGGCCCTGGTGCGAGCAGGCCGCCGCCCAGCTCGACGAGATTTCCGACCGCCACGGCTGGGGCCTCCGCGTCCACGTCTCGAAGACGGTCACCGACCCCTGGTCCTCCCATCACAACTCCCCTGGAGCCCCCAACTGAACGCCGCGCCCGCCGACCAGATCCGACTCCTCGACGTCCAGGCCCTGGACGTCCGTCTCCAGCAGCTCGCCCACAAGCGCAAGTCCCTGTCCGAGCACGCCGAGATCGAGTCGCTGAACAAGGACCTCACGCAGCTGCGCGACCTGCTCGTCGCGGCGCAGACCGAGGAGAGCGACTGCGCCCGCGAGCAGACCAAGGCCGAGCAGGACGTCGACCAGGTGCGCCAGCGCGCCGTCCGGGACCAGCAGCGCCTGGACTCCGGCGCCGTCTCCTCCCCGAAGGATCTGGAGAGCCTCCAGCGCGAGATCACCTCGCTCGCCAAGCGCCAGGGCGACCTGGAGGACATCGTCCTCGAGGTCATGGAGCGCCGTGAGTCCGCGACCGAGCGGGTCGCCGAGCTGACCGAGCGGGCCTCCGCCGTCCAGGCCAAGGCCGACGACGCGACCGCCCGCCGCGACACGGCCCAGGGCGAGCTGGACGCCGAGGCGGCGTCGGTCGGCAAGGAGCGCGAGCTCGTGGCCGGCTCCGTCCCGGCCGACCTGCTGAAGCTCTACGAGAAGCTGCGCGAGCAGCAGGGCGGTGTCGGCGCGGCGCGGCTGTACCAGCGCAAGTGCGAGGGCTGCCACATCGAGCTGAACATCACCGAGCTCAACGAGGTCC contains:
- a CDS encoding Nif3-like dinuclear metal center hexameric protein, whose translation is MPRLSEVIAALDALWPPERAEEWDAVGTVCGDPDAEVSRVLFAVDPVQEIADEAIALGADLIVTHHPLYLRGTTTVAASHFKGRVVHTLIKQDIALHVAHTNADTADPGVSDALAGALDLRITGPLVPETNLGRICELDHPETLAEFAARAAKRLPATAQGIRVAGDPGMTVRRVAVSGGSGDGLFGAVRAAGVDAFLTADLRHHAVSEATQHAPIGLIDAAHWATEWPWCEQAAAQLDEISDRHGWGLRVHVSKTVTDPWSSHHNSPGAPN
- a CDS encoding C4-type zinc ribbon domain-containing protein, whose protein sequence is MNAAPADQIRLLDVQALDVRLQQLAHKRKSLSEHAEIESLNKDLTQLRDLLVAAQTEESDCAREQTKAEQDVDQVRQRAVRDQQRLDSGAVSSPKDLESLQREITSLAKRQGDLEDIVLEVMERRESATERVAELTERASAVQAKADDATARRDTAQGELDAEAASVGKERELVAGSVPADLLKLYEKLREQQGGVGAARLYQRKCEGCHIELNITELNEVRAAAADTVVRCENCRRILVRTSESGL